Proteins from a single region of Actinomycetota bacterium:
- the ruvA gene encoding Holliday junction branch migration protein RuvA yields MIGFLHGEVAGLSPDGCYLDVNGVGYRLSCSATTLGALPPVGQRVRLWAHTYVREDSLALFGFVSEGERAMFEALLGVAGVGPKVALQVCSAFSPEAFRRVLVSEDTDAISSVPGIGKKTAGRIVLDVKEKLQLPDLEVVGKGRDALAEARSALQNLGYSQSEVRAALAALSPDDGADVADVIKSALRVLAG; encoded by the coding sequence ATGATCGGGTTCCTGCACGGCGAGGTGGCGGGCCTGTCGCCCGACGGCTGCTACCTGGATGTCAACGGCGTCGGCTACAGGCTCTCGTGCAGCGCGACGACCCTCGGCGCCCTGCCGCCGGTCGGCCAGCGGGTCCGTCTGTGGGCCCACACCTACGTGCGGGAAGACTCGCTCGCGCTGTTCGGCTTCGTCTCCGAAGGAGAGCGAGCGATGTTCGAGGCTCTGCTCGGCGTTGCGGGAGTGGGGCCGAAGGTCGCGCTGCAGGTCTGCTCGGCGTTCTCGCCCGAAGCGTTCCGGCGCGTGCTCGTCAGCGAGGACACCGATGCGATCTCGTCGGTTCCGGGGATCGGCAAGAAGACCGCTGGCCGCATCGTGCTCGACGTGAAAGAGAAGCTGCAGCTTCCGGATCTCGAGGTTGTCGGAAAGGGGCGCGACGCGCTTGCCGAAGCCCGCTCGGCCCTCCAGAACCTCGGCTACTCGCAATCGGAGGTGCGGGCTGCGCTGGCGGCTCTCTCTCCCGACGACGGCGCGGACGTCGCCGACGTCATCAAGTCCGCTCTCCGGGTGCTTGCCGGATGA
- the ruvB gene encoding Holliday junction branch migration DNA helicase RuvB, which yields MSPGEEHAAEVLSVVADPVEREAEGSLRPRTIVEFVGQAELKEHLGIVLQAARERSEPAGHLLLSGPPGLGKTSLAHVVANEMGANLRPTSGPALERAGDLAAILTNLEDSDILFIDEIHRLPRTVEEVLYPAMEDFQLDLVIGKGPSAHTIRLDLPRFTLVGATTRAGLITGPLRSRFELAERLEYYPPADLAQIVARSARILDVKLDADGAEEIARRSRGTPRIANRLLRRVRDFAQVREQGSVDGAVARRALELFKVDERGLDRTDGAILDALVNRFSGGPVGLSTLAVAVGEEPDTIEDVYEPFLMQLGFIRRTPRGRVATQEAFRHVGVAAPQGAAAVRLFGS from the coding sequence ATGAGCCCGGGCGAGGAGCACGCCGCAGAGGTCCTCTCCGTCGTCGCGGATCCGGTCGAGCGCGAGGCGGAGGGCTCGCTTCGACCGCGCACGATCGTCGAGTTCGTGGGGCAGGCCGAGCTCAAAGAGCATCTCGGGATCGTGTTGCAGGCGGCGCGGGAACGCTCCGAGCCCGCAGGCCACCTGCTGTTGTCGGGGCCGCCGGGTCTCGGCAAGACCAGCCTCGCGCACGTGGTCGCAAACGAGATGGGCGCGAACCTGCGCCCGACTTCGGGTCCCGCTCTGGAGCGCGCCGGTGACCTCGCCGCGATCCTCACGAACCTCGAGGACTCGGACATCCTGTTCATCGACGAGATCCACCGCCTGCCTCGGACGGTCGAGGAGGTGCTGTACCCGGCGATGGAGGACTTCCAGCTCGACCTCGTCATCGGGAAGGGCCCCAGCGCGCACACGATCCGCCTCGACCTGCCGCGCTTCACCCTGGTCGGTGCGACGACCAGAGCCGGGCTGATCACCGGCCCCCTCCGGAGCCGCTTCGAGCTTGCCGAGCGGCTGGAGTACTACCCGCCGGCGGACCTGGCGCAGATCGTCGCGCGTTCGGCTCGCATCCTGGACGTGAAGCTCGACGCCGACGGGGCCGAGGAGATCGCACGCCGGTCCCGCGGGACACCTCGGATCGCCAATCGCCTGCTCAGACGCGTGCGCGACTTCGCTCAGGTGCGCGAGCAGGGGAGCGTCGACGGCGCGGTCGCCCGCCGCGCGCTCGAGCTGTTCAAGGTGGACGAGCGGGGGCTCGACCGCACCGACGGCGCGATCCTCGACGCTCTCGTGAATCGCTTCTCCGGAGGCCCCGTCGGCCTGTCGACGCTTGCCGTCGCCGTAGGCGAAGAGCCAGACACGATCGAAGACGTCTACGAGCCGTTCTTGATGCAGCTCGGCTTCATCAGGCGCACACCGAGGGGCCGGGTCGCCACGCAAGAGGCGTTCCGGCACGTCGGCGTGGCTGCACCTCAGGGGGCCGCAGCCGTCCGCTTGTTCGGCTCCTGA
- a CDS encoding adenylate/guanylate cyclase domain-containing protein — MSSPQSLPDDPRLAEVARELEKTRGAAMLCDGEWTLVWISEELQALIGEQDAAAIGVGKHVVEAWLTGPWPSMITIESQVHDLYEVWPRLMHDTPGGRAGLLEILKRGLENCHPSAQWWTDPAEISQEALEQLLEPLASLEEQPPPRVWSSTFGYIQGDLPPTPINEVFVRLHDDDGSFLGTVIFYDPGLPARVLALVSRGDEGMFQRMARLVEPGRKQAAVLFADLQASSALSRRLPSAAYFRLIRGLTTAIDEVVGRQHGIVGKHAGDGVTAFFLAEDLGSASAAARAAIATAREISGLAKEVAGELAEEIGLIESELCRINVGVHWGGRLYMGQLVTGGRLEVTALGDAVNECARIQESASDGAILGSKSLIEHLTDADAAAVALDPDTVLYRTIDELESAPEKARRDAGGIPVTPL, encoded by the coding sequence ATGTCCTCGCCGCAGTCGCTTCCTGACGATCCGCGGCTCGCGGAGGTAGCGCGGGAGCTCGAGAAGACGCGCGGTGCCGCGATGTTGTGCGACGGTGAGTGGACGCTCGTGTGGATCTCCGAGGAGCTCCAGGCGCTGATCGGGGAGCAGGACGCGGCCGCGATCGGCGTCGGGAAGCACGTGGTCGAGGCGTGGCTCACCGGTCCGTGGCCTTCGATGATCACGATCGAGAGCCAGGTGCACGATCTGTACGAGGTGTGGCCGCGGTTGATGCACGACACGCCCGGCGGACGCGCCGGGCTGCTCGAGATCTTGAAGCGCGGGCTCGAGAACTGCCACCCGTCGGCGCAGTGGTGGACGGATCCGGCCGAGATCTCACAAGAGGCGCTGGAGCAGCTCCTGGAGCCGCTCGCCAGCCTCGAGGAACAGCCGCCTCCCCGGGTGTGGTCCAGCACGTTCGGCTACATCCAGGGCGACCTGCCGCCGACGCCGATCAACGAGGTGTTCGTCCGGCTGCACGACGACGACGGCAGCTTCCTGGGCACGGTGATCTTCTACGACCCGGGGTTGCCCGCCCGGGTTCTGGCGCTGGTGTCGCGCGGCGACGAGGGGATGTTCCAGCGGATGGCTCGCCTGGTGGAGCCGGGGCGCAAGCAGGCGGCGGTGCTGTTCGCGGACCTGCAGGCATCGTCGGCTCTGTCTCGCCGTCTGCCGAGCGCGGCCTACTTCAGGCTGATCCGAGGACTGACGACCGCGATCGACGAGGTCGTGGGACGGCAACACGGCATCGTCGGCAAGCACGCGGGCGACGGCGTGACCGCGTTCTTCCTGGCGGAGGACCTCGGCAGCGCGTCGGCCGCGGCCCGCGCCGCGATCGCGACGGCGAGAGAGATCTCTGGCCTCGCCAAAGAGGTTGCCGGAGAGCTGGCGGAGGAGATCGGCCTGATCGAGAGCGAGCTCTGCAGGATCAACGTGGGGGTTCACTGGGGGGGCCGCCTCTACATGGGGCAGCTGGTGACCGGCGGTCGCCTCGAGGTGACCGCGCTGGGCGATGCCGTCAACGAGTGCGCGCGGATCCAGGAGTCGGCATCGGACGGCGCCATCCTCGGCTCCAAGAGCCTGATCGAGCATCTGACCGATGCCGACGCCGCGGCGGTGGCGCTCGATCCCGACACCGTCCTCTACAGGACGATCGACGAGCTCGAGTCCGCTCCCGAGAAGGCGCGGAGGGACGCAGGCGGGATCCCGGTCACGCCGCTCTAA
- the ruvC gene encoding crossover junction endodeoxyribonuclease RuvC: MRVLGIDPGFATTGYGVVERSGGRLRGVALGALKTTPSLAQAERLLELRHALLGLVERHHPDVVALERVFFNANVRTAMGVGQAAGVVMATAAGAGLAVHEYTPTEVKQSVVGVGSASKHQVQAMVASLLSLAAPPKPADAADACALAICHLNRSGLARALRTASTR, translated from the coding sequence CTGCGCGTCCTGGGGATCGACCCCGGCTTCGCCACGACCGGCTACGGCGTGGTCGAGCGGTCGGGCGGCCGACTGCGGGGGGTGGCGCTCGGTGCGTTGAAGACGACCCCGTCGCTCGCCCAGGCCGAGCGGCTGTTGGAGCTCCGCCACGCCCTCCTCGGGCTGGTCGAGAGACACCACCCCGACGTCGTCGCCCTCGAGCGTGTTTTCTTCAACGCGAACGTACGTACGGCGATGGGCGTGGGTCAGGCCGCGGGAGTGGTCATGGCTACGGCCGCCGGCGCAGGTCTCGCCGTCCACGAGTACACGCCGACCGAGGTCAAGCAGTCGGTGGTCGGCGTCGGCAGCGCCTCGAAGCACCAGGTCCAGGCGATGGTCGCCTCGCTGCTGTCGCTGGCGGCGCCGCCGAAGCCTGCCGATGCGGCGGACGCGTGCGCGCTCGCGATCTGCCATCTGAACCGCAGCGGCCTGGCCCGCGCTCTACGGACCGCGAGCACACGATGA
- a CDS encoding HD domain-containing protein encodes MQAHEGVQTFIALADRYLGELGYTEHGFRHAGLVAKIAYNVLHRLGFDDRMAELAAISGYLHDMGNFVSRTMHSQTGAAITYDILREIGMSYGDIGIVLAAVGNHEEEFGNPVNPASAALIVADKSDVHRSRVRVKDPTLFDIHDRVNHAVEHSFLRVDSEARTLTLELTIDTELAGVMEYFEIFLSRMAMCRRAAEFLECRFKIDINGAKLL; translated from the coding sequence GTGCAGGCGCACGAGGGGGTTCAGACCTTCATCGCGCTGGCGGACCGCTACCTGGGAGAGCTCGGGTACACCGAGCACGGGTTCAGGCATGCGGGGCTCGTCGCGAAGATCGCCTACAACGTCCTCCACCGCCTCGGGTTCGACGACCGCATGGCGGAGCTGGCGGCGATCTCTGGGTACCTGCACGACATGGGGAACTTCGTTTCCCGGACGATGCATTCGCAGACTGGGGCCGCTATCACGTACGACATCCTGCGCGAGATCGGGATGAGCTACGGCGACATCGGCATCGTCCTCGCCGCGGTGGGGAACCACGAGGAGGAATTCGGGAACCCGGTCAACCCGGCCTCGGCTGCGCTGATCGTCGCCGACAAGTCCGACGTCCACCGGAGCAGGGTCCGCGTCAAGGACCCGACCCTGTTCGACATCCACGATCGGGTGAACCACGCCGTGGAGCACTCGTTCCTCCGCGTAGACTCGGAAGCGCGTACCCTGACCCTCGAGCTCACGATCGATACTGAGCTCGCGGGTGTGATGGAGTACTTCGAGATATTCCTGTCCCGGATGGCGATGTGCCGGCGCGCAGCGGAGTTCCTCGAGTGCCGGTTCAAGATCGACATCAACGGGGCGAAGCTGCTGTGA
- the yajC gene encoding preprotein translocase subunit YajC — protein sequence MVFLVLVGAVFYFMLYRPNKRRIDQHRRLIESIEEGDEIVTIGGLFGSVRTIDDEHFHVEIAPGTTIRMAKSAVARRLEPETLEEEDDEVAPAGDPGT from the coding sequence TTGGTCTTTCTCGTTCTGGTCGGAGCGGTTTTCTACTTCATGCTCTACCGGCCCAACAAGAGGAGGATCGATCAGCACCGCCGGCTGATCGAGAGCATCGAGGAGGGCGACGAGATCGTCACGATCGGGGGCCTGTTCGGGAGCGTTCGAACGATCGACGACGAGCACTTCCACGTCGAGATCGCGCCGGGAACCACTATCAGGATGGCGAAATCGGCCGTGGCCAGGAGGCTCGAGCCGGAAACCCTGGAAGAAGAGGACGACGAGGTCGCGCCCGCGGGGGACCCGGGAACGTGA
- the secD gene encoding protein translocase subunit SecD, whose translation MKKKRYKLYLALSILVAFGGLGAVLATNTAPRLGLDLEGGLSVILTAQGEQVEQDVLQKTVEIIRQRIDALGVAEPEVSVAGDENILIQLPGVEDDEEALKLIGTTAQLTFRQVIEQIPANAPAGKNKEVPEVTEEVGSEVNDEEVVYPDAENPEILYRLEPAELTGDIVERAEAVPDPQSGAWFVTIDMNEEGSETWEKFTSELACLRDQGERIKSQVAIVLDGRVESAAGMEDPRTSPTGGVECDVGISGGDTQIDAGSQAEARELALVLETGALPITLEQSEVQKISPTLGRDSLQAGITAGVLGLALVMIYVVLYYRALGFIVWAGLAVFTATLYTVMSLLGETAGLSLSLAGIAGIIVSVGITTDSYIVAFERLKDEIRTGKSMRAAVDRGMARAFNTILVADFVSGSAAVILFFLAVGPVRGFALTLGIATLIDVLIAYFFTRSAVNLLGQTKLMSSGRFIGMKQALGVSS comes from the coding sequence ATGAAGAAGAAGCGTTACAAGCTGTATCTAGCCCTTTCGATCCTGGTCGCGTTCGGCGGCCTCGGCGCGGTGCTGGCAACGAACACCGCTCCGCGGCTCGGGCTCGACCTCGAGGGTGGGCTCAGCGTCATCCTGACGGCGCAGGGCGAGCAGGTCGAGCAAGACGTCCTCCAGAAGACGGTCGAGATCATCCGCCAGAGGATCGACGCGCTCGGCGTCGCCGAGCCCGAGGTGAGCGTCGCCGGCGACGAGAACATCCTGATCCAGCTCCCGGGCGTCGAGGACGACGAGGAGGCGCTGAAGCTTATCGGCACCACCGCGCAGCTGACCTTCCGCCAGGTCATAGAGCAGATCCCCGCCAACGCTCCCGCGGGCAAGAACAAGGAGGTGCCGGAGGTAACGGAAGAGGTGGGATCCGAGGTGAACGACGAGGAGGTCGTGTACCCGGACGCCGAGAACCCCGAGATCCTCTACCGGCTCGAGCCCGCGGAGCTGACGGGTGACATCGTCGAACGCGCGGAAGCCGTGCCGGACCCTCAAAGCGGCGCCTGGTTCGTCACGATCGACATGAACGAAGAGGGTTCGGAGACGTGGGAGAAGTTCACCAGCGAGCTCGCCTGTCTGCGCGACCAGGGCGAGCGGATCAAGAGCCAGGTCGCGATCGTCCTCGACGGCAGGGTCGAATCCGCCGCGGGCATGGAGGATCCCAGGACCTCGCCCACCGGCGGCGTCGAGTGCGATGTCGGCATCAGCGGCGGTGACACGCAGATCGACGCCGGCAGCCAGGCCGAAGCCCGCGAGCTCGCGCTGGTTCTCGAGACCGGTGCACTCCCCATCACGCTCGAGCAGTCCGAGGTGCAGAAGATCTCGCCCACGCTCGGCCGCGACTCACTCCAGGCCGGCATCACCGCGGGTGTGCTCGGACTGGCGCTGGTGATGATCTACGTCGTGCTGTACTACCGCGCTTTGGGGTTCATCGTATGGGCGGGCTTGGCGGTGTTCACCGCGACCCTCTACACCGTGATGTCCCTTCTCGGTGAGACGGCGGGTCTGTCGCTGAGCCTCGCCGGCATCGCCGGGATCATCGTTTCCGTCGGCATCACGACCGACTCCTACATCGTGGCCTTCGAGCGTCTGAAGGACGAGATCCGTACCGGCAAGTCGATGCGAGCCGCGGTCGATCGAGGTATGGCGCGCGCCTTCAACACGATCCTCGTCGCCGACTTCGTCTCGGGTTCCGCCGCTGTGATCCTGTTCTTCCTGGCGGTCGGCCCCGTGCGCGGCTTCGCCCTCACGCTCGGCATCGCGACGCTGATCGACGTCCTGATCGCGTACTTCTTCACTCGCTCGGCGGTGAACCTTCTCGGTCAGACGAAGTTGATGTCCTCGGGCAGGTTCATCGGGATGAAACAGGCCCTGGGGGTGAGCTCGTGA